A stretch of the Flavobacterium sp. 5 genome encodes the following:
- a CDS encoding GNAT family N-acetyltransferase, whose amino-acid sequence MSIEANKVIIIPFSTEYKEAIKILNLEWLQKYFKVEPKDKKVLSDPQGEILDKGGMIFYAQYNNQIVGTVSLIKINETTFELTKMAVSDKNQGLGIGKKLMEHCLDKAKQNEIQKLILYSNRKLRPALALYANFGFKEIPLEEGIYERADIKMEKVLS is encoded by the coding sequence ATGAGTATAGAAGCAAATAAAGTAATCATTATCCCTTTTTCAACGGAATACAAAGAAGCTATTAAAATATTAAATTTAGAATGGCTTCAAAAATATTTTAAAGTTGAACCCAAAGATAAAAAGGTATTATCCGACCCTCAGGGAGAAATATTAGACAAAGGAGGAATGATTTTTTATGCTCAATACAACAATCAAATTGTTGGCACAGTATCCTTGATAAAGATTAACGAAACTACATTTGAATTAACCAAAATGGCAGTATCTGATAAAAATCAAGGATTAGGAATTGGTAAAAAACTGATGGAACATTGTTTAGATAAAGCTAAACAAAATGAAATTCAAAAATTAATTCTTTATTCCAATCGAAAATTAAGACCCGCATTAGCTTTATATGCCAATTTTGGTTTCAAAGAAATCCCTCTTGAAGAAGGCATTTATGAAAGAGCCGATATTAAAATGGAAAAAGTATTATCCTAA
- the tsaE gene encoding tRNA (adenosine(37)-N6)-threonylcarbamoyltransferase complex ATPase subunit type 1 TsaE, producing MTITFTIAQLSTVAQQILDQNPNNVILFNGEMGVGKTTLIKQLCKTLGVNDATSSPTFSLVNEYQTTNNQTVYHFDFYRLNKETEALDMGVDDYLYSGNWCFIEWSEKIENLIPEQHTVITIQLLPTGERLLELK from the coding sequence ATGACTATTACATTTACTATTGCGCAACTTTCAACAGTTGCGCAACAAATTTTAGACCAAAACCCAAATAATGTAATCCTTTTTAATGGAGAAATGGGTGTTGGAAAAACTACTTTAATCAAACAGCTTTGTAAAACATTGGGGGTAAATGATGCGACTAGCAGTCCAACATTTTCGTTAGTTAATGAGTACCAAACAACCAATAATCAAACTGTATATCACTTTGATTTTTACAGATTAAACAAAGAAACTGAAGCGCTAGATATGGGTGTAGACGACTATTTATACTCAGGAAACTGGTGTTTTATAGAATGGTCTGAAAAAATCGAAAATCTGATTCCCGAACAGCATACTGTTATTACAATACAATTATTGCCAACTGGCGAGCGTTTATTAGAATTAAAATAA
- a CDS encoding bifunctional response regulator/alkaline phosphatase family protein codes for MDTIKILWVDDEIDLLKPHILFLEKKNYSVTTCNNGRDAIDIFDENNFDIVFLDENMPGMSGLETLSEMKEKKSSIPMIMITKSEEEYIMEEAIGSKIADYLIKPVNPNQILLSLKKNLDNSRLISQKTTLDYQKEFRKITMEMAMVNSYEDWVELYKKLIFWELELENIDDQGMIEILESQKVEANSQFGKFIERNYEDWFAPKADKPIQSHNLFKELVVPEIQKKDKPVLFVVIDNLRYDQWKAFESVVGNYYKLEKEVPYFSILPTATQYARNAIFSGLTPLEMEKQFPQYWKNDPEEGGKNLYEAEFLTAQIKRLRLDLKEDYFKITNLAGGKKLAESFKSLKDNDLVTVVYNFVDMLSHAKTEMDVVKELASDDKAYRSLTLSWFKNSPLLEIIQQAQKLGFKLILTTDHGTINVKNPSKVVGDKNTSLNLRYKTGRSLTYEQKDVYAVKEPKLIGLPAINMSSSYIFAKNDLFLAYVNNYNHYVSYYKNTYQHGGISLEEMIIPFLVFNPK; via the coding sequence ATGGATACTATAAAAATACTTTGGGTCGATGATGAAATCGATTTACTTAAACCACATATTTTATTTCTTGAGAAAAAAAACTACAGCGTAACTACTTGTAACAATGGACGCGATGCTATAGATATTTTTGACGAAAATAATTTTGACATTGTTTTTCTTGATGAAAATATGCCTGGAATGAGCGGTTTGGAAACATTATCTGAAATGAAAGAAAAAAAATCTTCCATTCCGATGATTATGATTACCAAAAGTGAAGAAGAGTATATTATGGAAGAAGCAATTGGTTCTAAAATTGCCGATTACCTAATCAAACCAGTAAATCCAAATCAGATTTTATTGAGTTTGAAGAAAAACCTCGACAATTCTAGATTGATTTCTCAAAAAACAACTTTGGATTATCAAAAAGAGTTCCGTAAAATAACTATGGAAATGGCTATGGTGAACTCCTATGAAGATTGGGTAGAATTATATAAAAAGCTTATTTTCTGGGAATTAGAACTTGAAAATATTGATGACCAAGGAATGATCGAAATTCTGGAATCTCAAAAAGTGGAAGCAAATTCTCAATTTGGAAAATTTATTGAACGTAATTATGAAGATTGGTTTGCACCAAAGGCAGATAAGCCAATACAATCTCATAACTTATTCAAAGAATTAGTAGTTCCTGAGATTCAGAAGAAAGACAAACCAGTACTTTTTGTTGTGATTGACAATTTGCGTTACGACCAATGGAAAGCTTTTGAAAGTGTAGTAGGTAATTATTATAAACTCGAAAAAGAAGTTCCTTATTTTTCTATACTTCCTACAGCTACACAATATGCAAGAAATGCCATTTTCTCAGGGTTAACACCACTTGAAATGGAGAAACAATTTCCTCAATATTGGAAAAATGACCCGGAAGAAGGCGGTAAAAACTTATACGAAGCCGAATTTCTAACTGCTCAAATAAAACGTCTAAGACTCGATTTAAAAGAAGATTATTTTAAAATCACCAATTTAGCGGGAGGGAAAAAACTAGCAGAGAGTTTTAAATCATTAAAAGACAATGATCTTGTTACTGTGGTTTATAACTTTGTTGATATGCTTTCGCATGCCAAAACCGAAATGGATGTGGTAAAAGAATTAGCTTCAGATGATAAAGCATATCGTTCCCTAACTTTGAGTTGGTTTAAAAACTCTCCTTTATTGGAAATCATTCAACAAGCTCAAAAATTAGGATTCAAATTGATATTAACAACCGATCACGGTACTATTAATGTCAAAAATCCATCAAAAGTAGTAGGTGATAAAAATACTAGTTTGAATTTGCGTTACAAAACTGGTCGTAGTTTAACTTATGAGCAAAAAGATGTATATGCAGTTAAAGAGCCAAAACTAATAGGCTTACCTGCCATAAACATGAGCAGTTCGTATATTTTTGCTAAAAATGATTTATTTTTGGCTTATGTAAACAACTACAACCATTATGTGAGTTATTACAAAAACACCTATCAGCATGGTGGAATTTCATTGGAGGAAATGATTATTCCTTTCCTTGTTTTCAATCCGAAATAG